A genomic stretch from Chitinophaga agri includes:
- the cobW gene encoding cobalamin biosynthesis protein CobW — protein sequence MASKIPVTIITGFLGSGKTTLIRNLIQNANGRRLAVIVNEFGEMGIDGEILKSCCSNEEDVLELNNGCLCCTVQEEFLPVMLQLMERKDTIDHIIIETSGLALPKPLLHAFNWPELKPQITVDAVVTVVDVVGQATGEICDRERVQAQRLADDSLDHETPIEELFEDQLSCADLVVMTKKDLVDETQYEEVRNIIAGKVRPDVKMVAAANGVLSADILLGVNAAAENDLDSRHSHHEEDHANGLDHHHDDDIDSVVVDITAPHTPETLIEALKELIETYEIYRIKGFIDVPGKPMRLVLQGVSNRFDHYFDRKWKDGETRKTSLVVIGDELHDKDLAAIINEKLTVVS from the coding sequence ATGGCTTCAAAAATCCCGGTTACAATCATTACTGGATTCCTGGGTTCCGGTAAGACGACGTTAATCCGCAACCTCATTCAAAATGCCAACGGGCGCAGACTGGCTGTTATTGTCAACGAGTTTGGTGAAATGGGCATTGACGGGGAGATCCTGAAATCATGCTGCTCTAATGAAGAAGATGTACTGGAGCTCAATAATGGCTGTCTTTGCTGTACGGTACAGGAAGAATTCCTGCCTGTAATGCTGCAGCTGATGGAGCGTAAAGATACCATTGATCATATTATCATAGAGACTTCCGGTCTGGCATTGCCAAAGCCATTACTGCATGCATTCAACTGGCCGGAGCTGAAACCACAGATCACAGTAGACGCGGTAGTAACGGTAGTGGACGTAGTAGGACAGGCAACGGGTGAGATCTGTGACAGGGAACGCGTACAGGCGCAACGCCTGGCGGATGACTCGCTTGATCACGAGACTCCGATCGAAGAACTGTTCGAAGATCAGCTCTCCTGCGCTGACCTCGTAGTGATGACGAAGAAAGACCTCGTAGATGAGACCCAATATGAGGAAGTACGTAACATCATCGCCGGCAAGGTACGTCCGGATGTGAAGATGGTCGCTGCTGCTAACGGTGTATTGTCCGCAGACATCCTTTTAGGCGTGAATGCCGCTGCTGAAAATGACCTGGACAGCCGTCACTCTCATCACGAAGAAGATCATGCCAATGGCCTGGACCATCACCACGATGATGATATCGACTCTGTAGTCGTGGACATTACTGCGCCGCATACACCTGAAACCCTGATAGAAGCACTGAAGGAACTCATCGAAACATATGAGATATACCGTATCAAAGGTTTTATCGACGTACCGGGTAAGCCGATGCGTCTCGTACTGCAGGGTGTATCCAACCGTTTCGATCATTACTTTGACCGTAAATGGAAAGACGGAGAAACCCGTAAAACCAGCCTGGTGGTCATCGGTGACGAATTACATGACAAGGACCTGGCCGCTATCATCAATGAAAAACTGACTGTAGTCAGCTAA
- the cobN gene encoding cobaltochelatase subunit CobN has translation MHLIPTIPGGWNPNGEGVFHIQQQPGDIIFLSAADTEIHSLNNAYRTLHASADAGQTLPSLRIANLVYLKQELTIDKYVEEVISNAKLVICRFLGGKSYYPYLFEAVSIACELKKIPVLFLPGYDVPDVELLNSSTADVHVADMVWKYLCAGGKQNHVSCLCYLFRTFFDLPYAIVLPSRLPDLFLFHPERGIIPQGEEHTAGSRTQRNAVILVYQTHYLADNLEPVYYLADKLRQEHIHPVIAFVSNLRDQAICDELSDLLQHKTGALIDVMINTTSFSIRSLLDTTDEQFIFRKMDVPVIQAIFASCTREVWEENLFGLTPTDVAMNIALPEIDGRIITTAVSFKSSEGRDELTDSDILKYTTHEEGCAFVVAFVKRWIAIRCKNNRDKRVALIMPNYPNKDSRLANGVGLDTPASIVEILQAMRSAGYALGNFIPADSSELITLITHYITNDTDTTLHRPYQVSLSKDAFYQAYDALAPALKEKITAQWGQPEDSPHFNQDGFIIPGFLLGNTFVSIQPARGYNQDIKAIYHSPDLPPTYGYLAYYFWVNYVFAADAVVHVGKHGNLEWLPGKSVALSKASCFPAVLLEPIPHFYPFIVNDPGEGTQAKRRNHAIIIDHLIPPMTRAESYGVLTKLEHLIDEYYDAYSVDPKRTAVIRTQIRQLVKEANLETDLQASVKDIDELLVKLDGYLCELKEAQIRDGLHILGKVPAGEQLIDLMVALHRIPVNGRMGITQALAKDHQLEIDPLHCDYQVPFAAEGADSVFLACRHNGDVVEVLEAMARDTMKAALFRDGAIPQTPHVKELCAFIIADTLPKVLQTTEEISNLLHGLNGGYVPSGSSGAPTRGRLDVLPTGRNFYSVDVRAIPTQTAYDLGVKSARLIIDRYMQEHGDYPETIGLSVWGTSTMRTGGDDIAQALALMGVKPVWQKANRRVSDFEIIPLILLRRPRVDVMLRISGFFRDAFPDVISLFNAAVEKVAQLDEPFEQNPVRKRFIQEKQEWQAKGLEEQKAHKRALFRVFGSKPGAYGAGLQAVIDEKNWQSREDLAKVYINWSGYAYGADRIGESAHEVFEKRLSDMQIVMHNQDNREHDILDSDDYYQFQGGMANAVQSVKGEQPAIYFGDHARPGNPKVKSLKEELLKVYRSRVVNPKWIAGVKRHGYKGAFEMAATMDYLFAYDATTDLVDDFMYEGITQEYLFNEENRQFIEQVNPWALKDMTERMLEAIQRGMWKQPGKDTLERLQQLFVDHE, from the coding sequence ATGCACCTTATTCCAACTATTCCGGGAGGATGGAACCCTAATGGCGAAGGGGTGTTCCATATACAGCAACAACCGGGTGATATCATCTTCCTGTCAGCCGCTGACACGGAAATACACTCGCTGAACAATGCCTACAGAACGCTGCATGCGTCAGCTGATGCTGGACAAACCCTGCCTTCACTACGTATTGCGAACCTGGTCTATCTGAAACAGGAGCTGACCATAGACAAATACGTGGAAGAAGTCATCAGTAATGCGAAGCTGGTCATCTGTCGTTTCCTCGGAGGGAAGAGTTATTATCCTTACCTCTTTGAGGCGGTCAGCATTGCCTGTGAATTAAAGAAGATCCCTGTTCTCTTCCTCCCGGGATATGATGTACCCGACGTAGAGCTGCTTAACAGCTCTACTGCCGATGTACATGTCGCTGATATGGTATGGAAATACCTGTGCGCCGGTGGCAAACAGAACCATGTCAGTTGTCTGTGTTACCTGTTCCGTACTTTCTTTGATCTGCCCTATGCCATAGTTCTTCCCAGCCGTTTGCCGGACCTGTTCCTGTTTCATCCGGAACGGGGGATTATCCCACAGGGGGAAGAGCATACTGCTGGTAGTCGGACGCAGAGGAATGCGGTGATACTCGTGTATCAGACGCATTACCTGGCAGATAACCTGGAGCCGGTATACTATCTGGCGGACAAGCTGAGACAGGAACATATACATCCTGTGATTGCCTTTGTCAGCAACCTGAGGGATCAGGCGATCTGTGATGAATTGTCCGACCTGTTGCAACATAAGACAGGTGCGCTGATCGATGTGATGATCAATACCACCAGTTTCTCAATCAGGTCCCTGCTGGATACAACTGACGAACAGTTCATTTTCAGGAAAATGGATGTCCCTGTCATTCAGGCCATTTTTGCTTCCTGTACCAGGGAGGTGTGGGAAGAGAACCTTTTCGGACTTACACCTACGGACGTAGCCATGAATATTGCCCTGCCGGAAATAGACGGACGTATCATCACGACTGCGGTATCGTTCAAGTCGTCCGAGGGAAGGGATGAACTTACCGACTCAGACATCCTGAAGTATACAACACATGAAGAAGGTTGTGCTTTCGTGGTCGCTTTCGTGAAACGCTGGATAGCCATTCGCTGTAAGAATAACCGGGATAAACGTGTCGCCCTCATTATGCCGAACTATCCGAACAAGGACAGCCGGCTGGCCAATGGGGTCGGACTGGACACACCTGCCAGCATTGTAGAGATACTGCAGGCCATGAGATCGGCCGGCTATGCCCTGGGGAATTTTATTCCTGCGGATAGCAGTGAGCTGATCACACTCATCACCCACTACATCACCAACGATACTGATACTACTTTACACAGACCGTATCAGGTCAGTCTTTCAAAAGATGCTTTCTATCAGGCATATGACGCATTGGCGCCTGCCCTGAAAGAAAAGATCACGGCACAATGGGGCCAACCGGAAGACTCGCCTCATTTTAACCAGGATGGGTTTATCATCCCCGGTTTCCTGTTAGGCAACACCTTCGTCAGTATTCAGCCTGCACGTGGGTACAACCAGGATATCAAAGCCATCTATCACTCACCCGACCTGCCACCTACATACGGGTACCTTGCCTATTACTTCTGGGTCAACTATGTTTTCGCTGCTGATGCCGTTGTGCACGTAGGTAAACATGGTAACCTGGAATGGCTGCCCGGCAAGAGTGTAGCACTGAGTAAGGCATCCTGTTTCCCTGCGGTACTGCTGGAGCCTATCCCGCACTTCTATCCGTTTATCGTGAATGATCCCGGAGAAGGTACACAGGCGAAGCGGAGGAATCATGCGATCATCATCGATCACCTGATACCACCGATGACCCGGGCGGAAAGTTATGGTGTGCTGACTAAACTGGAACACCTTATCGATGAATATTACGATGCATATAGTGTAGACCCGAAGAGAACCGCGGTGATCAGGACGCAGATCAGGCAGCTGGTGAAGGAAGCTAATCTGGAAACAGACCTCCAGGCCTCGGTGAAAGATATTGATGAACTGCTGGTAAAACTGGACGGCTATCTCTGTGAACTGAAAGAAGCACAGATCAGGGACGGACTGCACATCCTGGGTAAAGTACCGGCAGGTGAACAGCTGATCGACCTGATGGTAGCGTTGCATCGTATACCGGTGAATGGCAGGATGGGGATTACACAGGCACTGGCGAAAGATCACCAGCTGGAAATTGATCCGCTGCACTGCGACTATCAGGTGCCCTTCGCCGCGGAAGGTGCGGACAGCGTGTTCCTGGCCTGTCGTCACAACGGCGACGTCGTAGAAGTGCTGGAGGCCATGGCAAGAGATACCATGAAAGCGGCGCTATTCAGAGATGGCGCCATCCCACAGACGCCGCATGTAAAAGAACTATGTGCATTTATCATAGCAGATACTTTGCCCAAAGTACTGCAAACAACCGAAGAGATCAGCAACCTGCTGCACGGACTTAATGGTGGATATGTGCCGTCCGGTAGCTCGGGAGCGCCTACACGGGGCAGACTGGATGTATTGCCCACCGGCAGGAACTTCTATTCGGTTGATGTACGTGCCATCCCGACTCAGACGGCCTATGATCTCGGCGTGAAGAGCGCCCGGCTCATCATCGACCGGTATATGCAGGAGCATGGCGATTATCCGGAGACGATCGGACTCTCCGTTTGGGGTACTTCCACCATGCGCACCGGTGGCGATGACATTGCGCAGGCCCTGGCATTGATGGGCGTGAAACCTGTATGGCAGAAAGCGAACAGGCGTGTCAGTGACTTTGAGATCATCCCGCTGATCCTGCTAAGACGCCCGCGTGTAGATGTGATGCTGCGGATCTCCGGTTTCTTCCGGGATGCATTTCCGGATGTGATCTCCCTGTTTAATGCGGCAGTAGAAAAGGTCGCGCAACTGGATGAACCGTTCGAACAGAATCCTGTCCGGAAGCGCTTCATACAGGAGAAGCAGGAATGGCAGGCCAAAGGACTGGAAGAGCAGAAGGCGCATAAGCGTGCTTTATTCAGGGTATTCGGTTCCAAGCCTGGTGCGTATGGGGCGGGCTTACAGGCCGTGATCGATGAAAAGAACTGGCAGTCCAGGGAAGATCTGGCCAAAGTATATATCAACTGGAGCGGATATGCTTATGGCGCTGACCGTATTGGTGAATCGGCGCATGAAGTATTTGAGAAGCGCTTGTCGGATATGCAGATCGTCATGCATAACCAGGATAACCGGGAGCATGACATCCTGGACTCCGACGACTACTATCAGTTCCAGGGCGGTATGGCAAATGCCGTGCAGTCAGTCAAAGGTGAGCAGCCTGCTATTTATTTCGGCGATCATGCCCGTCCCGGGAACCCGAAAGTCAAATCGCTAAAGGAGGAACTCCTGAAAGTATATCGTTCGCGTGTTGTCAATCCGAAGTGGATCGCCGGTGTAAAGCGCCACGGCTACAAAGGGGCGTTTGAAATGGCTGCTACCATGGATTATCTGTTTGCGTATGATGCGACCACCGACCTGGTGGACGACTTTATGTACGAAGGCATCACACAGGAATATCTTTTCAATGAGGAGAACCGCCAGTTCATAGAACAGGTCAATCCGTGGGCACTGAAAGATATGACAGAGCGTATGCTGGAAGCGATCCAGCGTGGCATGTGGAAGCAACCCGGCAAGGATACGCTGGAACGCCTGCAGCAACTATTTGTGGACCACGAATAA
- the cobC gene encoding alpha-ribazole phosphatase family protein has translation MELHLIRHIKPDYPEGTNYGQTDVPLPADYAIIHAGIIKHLPEYDAVYSSPLRRCQLLAAAIAPGHHTDPRLMELHFGDWEGRKWDDIDRQELDPWMEDYINRAPPNGESLLTLVNRFADFVDELNATSHRRVLIITHAGIIRAAMYLFNHIPLNQIMMEKVDYGGTYTFRT, from the coding sequence ATGGAATTACATCTGATCCGACATATCAAACCTGACTATCCCGAAGGCACTAACTATGGGCAGACAGATGTACCCCTGCCGGCAGACTATGCCATTATACATGCGGGCATCATCAAACACCTGCCTGAGTATGACGCCGTGTATAGTAGTCCGCTGCGCCGCTGTCAACTACTGGCCGCCGCTATCGCTCCCGGCCATCATACCGATCCACGGCTGATGGAACTTCATTTCGGAGACTGGGAAGGCAGAAAGTGGGACGACATCGACCGGCAGGAACTTGACCCGTGGATGGAAGACTATATCAATCGGGCGCCGCCCAACGGAGAATCCCTATTGACACTGGTGAACAGGTTCGCCGATTTCGTAGATGAATTAAACGCTACGTCGCATCGCCGCGTACTCATCATCACCCATGCAGGCATCATCCGCGCTGCCATGTACCTGTTCAATCACATTCCATTGAACCAGATCATGATGGAAAAAGTGGATTACGGTGGCACCTACACGTTCCGTACATAA
- a CDS encoding bifunctional adenosylcobinamide kinase/adenosylcobinamide-phosphate guanylyltransferase codes for MIHYISGGQRSGKSDYAARQALEHSNNPVYLATSRIWDEDHRARIQLHRNSRDTRWENIEEEKNISRLQLENRTVVLDCVTLWLTNFFMDNHYNVEAAMKEARTEFDLFIQQDFHLIIISNEIGMGVHASTDSGRKFADLQGWMNQYIARKADKATLMVSGLPLTLK; via the coding sequence ATGATTCACTACATATCGGGCGGGCAACGCTCAGGCAAAAGCGACTATGCCGCCAGGCAGGCACTCGAACACTCCAATAATCCGGTATACCTTGCCACCTCCCGTATATGGGACGAAGATCACCGGGCTCGTATACAGCTACACAGGAACAGCCGCGATACCCGCTGGGAGAATATAGAAGAAGAAAAGAACATCAGCCGGCTCCAGCTGGAAAACAGGACGGTGGTGCTGGACTGTGTCACACTCTGGCTGACCAACTTCTTCATGGATAACCACTATAATGTGGAGGCGGCAATGAAAGAGGCCCGGACGGAGTTCGATCTTTTCATCCAGCAGGACTTCCACCTCATTATCATTTCTAATGAGATAGGAATGGGTGTACATGCCAGCACGGATAGCGGCAGAAAGTTTGCCGATCTCCAGGGATGGATGAACCAATATATTGCCAGGAAAGCGGATAAAGCCACCCTGATGGTATCCGGCCTTCCGCTCACGCTCAAATAA
- a CDS encoding cob(I)yrinic acid a,c-diamide adenosyltransferase, producing MKIYTRKGDKGTTALFGGSRVDKDDVRVNCYGTLDEVNSTIGLLRAKLGPEHEWQPKLHKIQKDMMDMMSHLARPSDCKKENPNPKPEDGAAFCEEWIDELEAAMTTKSDYFLLPGGNEISALCHVMRTQIRRGERLLVSLMKVDHVDDYIAAYINRLSDLFFIMARAEMDKAGVAEEKWQLFLYKRKKQPE from the coding sequence ATGAAGATATATACCAGAAAAGGAGATAAAGGAACGACTGCCCTATTTGGTGGCAGCCGCGTAGACAAAGACGATGTCAGGGTTAACTGCTACGGCACGCTGGACGAAGTAAATTCTACTATCGGATTACTGCGTGCGAAATTAGGGCCGGAACATGAATGGCAGCCTAAGCTGCATAAGATCCAGAAAGACATGATGGACATGATGTCACACCTGGCCAGGCCGTCAGACTGTAAAAAGGAAAATCCCAATCCCAAACCGGAAGATGGCGCAGCGTTCTGCGAAGAGTGGATCGATGAACTGGAAGCAGCTATGACTACTAAGTCCGACTATTTCCTGTTGCCCGGAGGAAATGAGATCTCCGCTTTATGTCATGTGATGAGAACACAGATCCGCAGAGGAGAAAGACTGTTGGTCAGCCTGATGAAAGTGGATCATGTAGACGACTATATCGCGGCCTACATCAACCGGCTGTCTGACCTGTTCTTTATCATGGCCCGTGCTGAGATGGATAAAGCAGGTGTAGCGGAAGAAAAATGGCAGCTGTTTCTTTACAAAAGAAAGAAACAGCCGGAATAA
- a CDS encoding adenosylcobinamide-GDP ribazoletransferase, which yields MKKEVRIFLTALMFFTRIPVPSRIDHNTADLNSSSRYFPMVGIVVGLIGAAFFAGAHALFKDIFTAVIISLIATLLTTGAFHEDGLADVADGFGGGWTKQRILEIMKDSRVGAFGVIALIVTLLLKVCLLAKLALLMIHTQLLPFCLLYVAAHAYSRTMPVYLLRFMAYSREDDSTSKSKPLATRISWPGFILANITGLVPLTLLITVFHHSVWLLLVILPCALLTIYLSRYFRKWINGYTGDCLGATQQLNELVFYMGILAIWNYI from the coding sequence ATGAAAAAGGAGGTCCGCATATTTCTGACTGCACTGATGTTCTTCACCCGTATACCGGTGCCGTCACGTATTGACCATAACACTGCTGATCTGAACAGTTCCAGCCGGTACTTCCCGATGGTAGGTATCGTTGTTGGTCTTATTGGCGCAGCTTTTTTCGCCGGCGCACATGCACTCTTCAAAGATATCTTCACAGCTGTCATTATCTCGCTGATCGCCACACTGCTCACCACCGGCGCTTTTCATGAAGACGGTCTGGCGGATGTCGCAGATGGCTTCGGTGGTGGCTGGACCAAACAGCGCATCCTGGAGATCATGAAAGACTCCCGCGTAGGCGCTTTCGGTGTGATCGCACTGATTGTGACCCTGCTGCTGAAAGTTTGTCTGCTGGCCAAGCTCGCACTCCTGATGATCCATACGCAGCTGCTGCCTTTCTGCCTGCTCTATGTAGCTGCTCACGCATACAGCCGTACCATGCCCGTATACCTGCTGCGCTTTATGGCCTATTCCCGGGAAGACGACAGTACATCCAAAAGCAAACCACTGGCCACAAGGATCAGCTGGCCGGGTTTTATACTGGCCAATATTACCGGCCTGGTTCCGCTGACACTGCTGATCACTGTCTTTCATCATTCAGTGTGGCTGCTACTGGTCATTCTTCCGTGCGCGTTACTGACCATCTATCTGTCACGCTACTTCCGTAAATGGATCAATGGTTATACAGGAGATTGCCTGGGTGCCACACAACAACTCAATGAACTCGTTTTTTACATGGGTATCCTCGCTATATGGAATTACATCTGA
- the cobT gene encoding nicotinate-nucleotide--dimethylbenzimidazole phosphoribosyltransferase has protein sequence MTTFAIAPVTDSIKAALQHKIDYKTKPLGALGQLERLALQIGCIQQTLTPALHQPAMVVFAGDHGVAHEGVSPFPQEVTYQMVFNFLQGGAAINVFARQNGMNIKVVDAGVNFDFNQHPGLVHAKVAMGTKSFLHEPAMTTAQCETAIERGAAIVKTLHDEGCNVIGFGEMGIANTSAAAVIMSLLCDIPLEQCIGRGTGLDDEGLIRKKVILAEAMIRHNRIDRTPLNILSTFGGFEIAMMCGAMLQAAASGMIILADGFITTAALLVASKINAHVLDYTVFTHQSNEQGHRLMLSHLKAVPLLDLGMRLGEGTGAAVAYPVIQAAVNFLNEMASFESAGVSNKA, from the coding sequence ATGACGACATTTGCTATTGCGCCTGTCACCGACAGTATAAAGGCCGCACTACAACACAAGATCGATTACAAGACAAAGCCCCTTGGCGCACTCGGACAACTGGAAAGGCTCGCGTTACAGATAGGTTGTATCCAGCAGACGCTGACGCCCGCGCTGCACCAACCTGCCATGGTTGTCTTCGCCGGTGATCACGGGGTTGCACATGAAGGTGTGAGTCCGTTCCCCCAGGAAGTCACTTACCAGATGGTCTTCAACTTCCTGCAGGGCGGCGCTGCTATCAACGTGTTCGCCCGTCAGAATGGTATGAATATCAAAGTAGTGGATGCAGGCGTGAACTTCGATTTCAATCAGCATCCCGGACTGGTACATGCCAAGGTGGCCATGGGCACCAAAAGCTTTCTGCATGAACCGGCCATGACAACTGCTCAATGTGAAACCGCCATAGAACGCGGTGCTGCGATCGTAAAAACACTACACGATGAGGGCTGTAATGTCATCGGCTTCGGGGAAATGGGGATCGCGAATACTTCCGCAGCCGCGGTCATTATGAGCCTGCTGTGCGATATTCCGCTGGAACAGTGTATCGGCCGGGGCACCGGACTGGATGATGAAGGGCTGATCAGGAAAAAGGTGATCCTGGCGGAAGCGATGATCCGCCACAACCGTATAGATAGAACTCCCCTGAACATACTCAGTACCTTCGGTGGCTTTGAAATAGCCATGATGTGCGGTGCTATGCTGCAGGCAGCAGCTTCGGGTATGATCATCCTGGCAGATGGTTTCATTACCACTGCTGCCTTGCTCGTGGCGTCAAAGATCAATGCGCATGTGCTGGATTATACGGTCTTCACGCACCAGTCAAATGAGCAGGGGCACCGGCTGATGCTCTCCCACCTGAAAGCTGTACCTTTACTGGACCTGGGTATGCGTTTAGGAGAAGGTACCGGCGCTGCTGTTGCCTATCCGGTGATCCAGGCCGCTGTTAATTTCCTGAATGAAATGGCCAGCTTCGAATCTGCCGGCGTGTCGAACAAAGCATAG
- a CDS encoding ABC transporter permease, which translates to MFRNYFTVAIRNLRRNLNYAVLNMVGLTLSIAACLIIFLITKNELTFDQHHQRAERTYRVTLHALDYNPSVSLAVAPAMRTSFPELEMVTQYWHNTNAYVKVGDARYRESEYAYADQYFTRVFDYEWLRGDAKTALLEPNSVVLTESLARKYFNKQDPMGHVLHLNNRHQLKVTGVIKDLPPNTSQTFGLLVSFATIIREMERPMREFYAIVGGETFIVTPPGFDVSKLQVRMKPFIKDNWGADIAAGAEMPLQPLKDIHFDQRYIQSATTSRTTYLALIAIAAFIIITACINFINLATAQAVKRARETGVRKVLGATHTQLIRQFLGETAILVFITVLAGLVLAYLALPSVAALLNVRIGIEQLNQPVVYALLLLLAIVIILLAGLYPAFVQSSFQPVLSMKGVTRQPSGGLSLRKSLVFVQFLVSQVLIIGTLVVARQMDFFKNQDLGFDKEAVVSFPVEDMQKKDVLEQQLKSISGIKEMTFSSSAPSYNNNFAPFRSPEKGMVDEDVTEVKFIDENYIPFYHIQLLAGTNVSHLRDKDSLRQVVVNEALLRKLNIHKPEEAVGMNIEFAGDKVTINGVIQDFQSESKHKERRPLVMTDFARRTDVVSVRLYPKGMHNTVAQIEKIWSATFPDELFSYEFMDNHIASLYQQEEKLFTAYRIFSILAIVIGCLGLYGLVAFSAVQRNKEVGIRKIMGATPADIVTLLGKEFITLIAVAFLVATPLSYYLMHNWLGNFAYHITLGPGIFLIALGCSIAIAAFTIAHQSVKAAIGNPLKSIRTE; encoded by the coding sequence ATGTTCAGGAATTATTTCACCGTTGCTATCAGGAACCTGAGACGCAATCTCAACTATGCTGTACTGAATATGGTCGGACTGACCCTCAGTATTGCCGCCTGTCTGATCATCTTCCTGATCACTAAAAACGAGCTGACCTTCGACCAGCACCACCAGCGGGCAGAACGGACCTACCGGGTGACCCTGCACGCACTGGATTACAACCCCAGTGTATCTCTCGCTGTGGCACCTGCTATGCGTACGTCATTTCCGGAACTGGAAATGGTCACACAGTACTGGCATAACACGAACGCATATGTTAAGGTAGGAGATGCCCGTTATCGTGAAAGCGAATACGCCTATGCCGACCAGTACTTCACCCGGGTATTCGATTATGAATGGTTGCGCGGCGACGCCAAAACAGCCCTGCTGGAACCGAACTCGGTGGTATTAACAGAAAGTCTTGCCCGCAAATATTTCAATAAACAGGACCCTATGGGGCATGTGTTACACCTGAACAACAGGCATCAGCTGAAAGTCACCGGCGTCATAAAAGATCTTCCTCCCAATACCAGCCAGACCTTCGGCCTACTGGTATCCTTTGCCACCATTATACGTGAAATGGAACGGCCAATGCGGGAATTCTACGCTATTGTGGGTGGTGAGACATTCATTGTTACGCCTCCTGGCTTTGACGTCAGTAAGTTACAGGTTCGTATGAAACCTTTTATCAAAGACAACTGGGGTGCAGACATTGCAGCAGGTGCAGAGATGCCATTACAACCTTTAAAAGATATTCATTTTGACCAGCGTTATATTCAGAGTGCAACCACTTCCCGCACTACCTATCTTGCGCTGATCGCCATCGCGGCATTTATTATCATCACGGCCTGTATCAACTTCATTAACCTGGCCACGGCGCAGGCGGTGAAGCGTGCCAGGGAAACCGGTGTAAGAAAGGTACTGGGGGCCACGCATACACAACTGATCAGGCAATTCCTCGGAGAAACAGCCATACTGGTTTTCATCACGGTATTGGCGGGTCTGGTCCTCGCCTATCTTGCATTACCCAGCGTCGCCGCTTTACTGAATGTGCGTATCGGTATCGAACAATTGAATCAGCCGGTGGTATATGCCCTGTTACTGCTACTCGCAATAGTGATCATTCTGTTAGCCGGTCTTTATCCCGCATTCGTACAATCCTCCTTCCAGCCGGTGCTGAGCATGAAAGGTGTTACCAGACAGCCATCTGGCGGGCTTAGCCTCCGTAAATCACTGGTATTTGTACAGTTCCTGGTATCACAGGTACTGATCATCGGCACACTGGTAGTAGCACGGCAAATGGACTTCTTCAAGAACCAGGACCTGGGATTTGATAAGGAAGCAGTGGTGAGTTTTCCGGTAGAGGATATGCAGAAAAAGGACGTACTGGAACAGCAGCTAAAAAGTATCTCCGGTATTAAGGAGATGACCTTCTCTTCCAGTGCCCCTTCCTATAACAATAACTTTGCACCATTCAGATCTCCGGAAAAAGGGATGGTAGATGAAGATGTAACAGAAGTGAAATTCATTGACGAAAACTATATCCCATTCTATCATATTCAACTGCTGGCGGGTACAAACGTATCTCACTTAAGAGATAAAGATTCACTCAGGCAGGTGGTCGTGAACGAGGCACTGTTGCGTAAACTGAACATACATAAACCGGAAGAAGCCGTCGGCATGAATATCGAGTTCGCCGGGGATAAAGTCACCATCAATGGCGTAATACAGGACTTCCAGAGTGAATCCAAACACAAGGAAAGAAGACCGCTGGTCATGACAGATTTCGCCCGCAGAACGGACGTCGTCAGTGTAAGGCTCTATCCTAAAGGGATGCATAACACCGTTGCACAGATAGAAAAGATTTGGTCCGCTACTTTCCCCGATGAACTATTCTCTTACGAATTTATGGATAATCACATTGCTTCATTATATCAGCAGGAAGAGAAGCTCTTTACAGCGTATAGGATTTTTTCCATACTGGCGATCGTGATCGGGTGTCTGGGGCTCTACGGACTCGTTGCCTTCTCTGCTGTACAGCGCAATAAGGAGGTGGGCATCAGAAAGATAATGGGCGCAACGCCTGCTGATATTGTTACCCTGTTAGGGAAAGAGTTCATCACATTGATCGCCGTCGCCTTCCTGGTGGCGACACCGCTGTCCTACTATCTCATGCATAACTGGCTGGGAAATTTTGCCTATCATATTACGCTGGGTCCCGGCATCTTCCTTATTGCCCTGGGATGTTCCATTGCAATAGCAGCGTTTACCATTGCGCACCAGTCGGTGAAAGCAGCAATAGGCAATCCGCTGAAGAGTATCAGAACAGAGTGA